The window GCGATAATCACCAATGCGCGGATGGCAGCGTCGGCTTTTCAAATCAGCCCGCAGCTACGCCAGATGCCGCCCGTATCTTGGCCCGATGACGCCTTAACTATCGCTTGGCTGGGTCACGCCACGCTGTTGATGAATTACCTGGGCGTGCACACTATCAGCGATCCAACGTTTTACCGCCATGTCGGCTTGGCGGTGGATGATCTTTTTACCCTGGGTCCCAAGCGCCAAACCCCCGCGCCGCTGGCACCCAACCAGATCGGTCCCGTGGACTTGATTCTAATCACCCATGCCCACATGGACCATCTCGATCTGCCTTCGCTGCGCGCGCTACCCAAAAGCGCGGTGGTGATCTCATGCCCGGGCTGCGCCAGTCTGATCGCGCCGCTGGGCTTCAGCGACGTGCGGCCACTGCGCTGGGGCCAGCACACGCAGGTGCGCGGGCTGACCATCACTGCGATAGGCGCGCGCCATTGGGGGCGT of the Candidatus Binataceae bacterium genome contains:
- a CDS encoding MBL fold metallo-hydrolase, with the translated sequence MVTLAAVIAAGAAAAIITNARMAASAFQISPQLRQMPPVSWPDDALTIAWLGHATLLMNYLGVHTISDPTFYRHVGLAVDDLFTLGPKRQTPAPLAPNQIGPVDLILITHAHMDHLDLPSLRALPKSAVVISCPGCASLIAPLGFSDVRPLRWGQHTQVRGLTITAIGARHWGRRWPWGEDLGYNSYLLDKGGVRMLLACDSAITDLFAAL